From a single Eleginops maclovinus isolate JMC-PN-2008 ecotype Puerto Natales chromosome 2, JC_Emac_rtc_rv5, whole genome shotgun sequence genomic region:
- the LOC134877032 gene encoding unconventional myosin-Va-like isoform X2, whose protein sequence is MAASELYAKHARVWLPDAGEVWRSAELTKDYTPGDLKLALQLEDGTEVEHKIDPKTNNLPPLRNPNILVGENDLTALSYLHEPAVLHNLRVRFVDSKLIYTYCGIVLVAINPYESLPIYEADIINAYSGQNMGDMDPHIFAVAEEAYKQMARDERNQSIIVSGESGAGKTVSAKYAMRYFAMVSCSSGEANIEERVLASNPIMEALGNAKTTRNDNSSRFGKYIEIGFDKKHRIIGANMRTYLLEKSRVVFQAQEERNYHIFYQLCASAHLPEFKAFQLGCADDFHCTNQGQSPVIEGVDDAKEMSKTRKAFSRLGISESDQMAIYQILAAILHLSNVEVKDQSADKSSILPNNVHLMVFCELMGVPCEEMAHWLCHRKLKTTTETYVKSVSKMNAVNGRDALAKHIYARLFSWIVGSINNALKSAANQHSFIGVLDIYGFETFDINSFEQFCINYANEKLQQQFNLHVFKLEQEEYMKEEIPWTLIDFEDNQPCIDLIEAKLGVLDLLDEECKMPKGSDDSWAQKLYNTLLKQNAHFNKPRLSNRAFIILHFADKVEYQCEGFLEKNKDTVNEEHLNVLKKSQVDWLLKLFVDDDKATRLTNKRSSVTGRAGPSQRDNKKTVGLQFRQSLHLLMETLNATTPHYVRCIKPNDDKSPFIMDPVRAVQQLRACGILETIRISAAGFPSRWTYQEFFSRYRVLMKQKDVLSDRKQTCRNLLEKLIKDQDKYQFGKNKIFFRAGQVAYLEKLRSDKLRNACVRIQKTIRCWLARKKYLRMKRSAISIQRHVRGHQARCYVKFLRRTRAAVVIQRNVRMWATRRRYQQQRSAAITIQCFLRAYMARKQYYKLMYEQKAVIIQKWMKGWLVRQRYRRTLAAIVLLQSCVRRMRAKNELKKLKVEARSVERIKKLNIGMENKIMQLQHKINEQHKENRELSERLTVMQKTQTTEREKQSREIEHLRRSEQDAKSKAAALPSLLEQLSFLQHELENTRREKKDLEVHTKVYKEQTQQVVEDLNMKNTLLNSEKDELNQIILEQASQLTEIKTNVENAEQLEKDLTEERSRYQSLLSEHLDLEERHRDLTEEMNITISSSKLIHTRTDSNYSSNSSGFSQSLGSAEGEDSPFKPEETPAAVDLPVLLKLQRRVTELEQEKHSLWQQLDKGEEYQQEKAKEVEEQRTVGRAELDLETLKRQELESENKKLKQDLNELRKSLTNENSDLAPPAAGSLSYNILLDQLTSSNEELEMRKEEVLLLRSHMVRQEALKHKDSALGEGVNLDLNDIPSFQDVDRSTDIHTLNEDGELWLAYEGLKETNRILECQMQLQHRGHNEENRKLQEEVNKLKVEKEQQQRLLAQSLLLPEDARIDASLKHEITRLTGENLELMKKQEQQNHTMRQLKRDLKFYIKKVEDCEASPQQKSKTSVMMAPVRAVNITRKEKEYRGMLEYRAGDESRLLKNLVSDLKPRGVAVNFIPGLPAYIIFMCVRYADNVNDDQRVSTLLNSTISSIKGVIKRKGHDFERVSFWLANTCRLMHCLKQYSGDEVFTTHNTPKQNEQCLANFELSEYQQVFGDLAIQIYRQLIKCTENNMQPMIVASMLEHETIQGILGSKPTGLRKRSSSSPEAAVTVEVLLQCLGLFYTTMLQHGIDLELIKQLVKQQFYIICAVTLNNLLLRKEMCSWSKGLQIRYNVWQLEEWLAERELADCGAKETLEPLVQAAQLLQIKKKTEEDAQAICHMCTALTTAQIVKLLTLYTPVIEFEERVSTTFLTTLTNLLKDRDESSTLMMDAKKIFSVTLPFTPSSVALETIQIPASLNLGFLARI, encoded by the exons ATGGCAGCCTCTGAACTTTACGCTAAG CATGCCCGTGTATGGCTGCCAGATGCAGGAGAAGTGTGGAGGTCAGCAGAGCTTACCAAAGATTACACTCCTGGCGACCTGAAGCTGGCTCTGCAGCTGGAGGATGGCACG GAGGTGGAACACAAAATAGATCCCAAAACCAACAACCTGCCACCACTGAGAAACCCTAACATCCTGGTGGGGGAAAATGACCTCACAGCTCTCAGCTACCTGCACGAGCCTGCAGTGCTGCACAACCTTAGAGTGCGCTTTGTCGACTCCAAGTTGATTTACACATACTGTG GAATTGTCCTGGTTGCCATCAATCCATATGAGAGCCTTCCCATTTATGAAGCGGACATCATCAATGCCTACAGTGGGCAGAACATGGGAGACATGGACCCCCACATATTTGCAGTCGCAGAGGAAGCATACAAACAAATGGCCAG AGATGAAAGAAACCAGTCCATCATAGTGAGTGGTGAGTCTGGAGCTGGCAAAACTGTCTCTGCTAAGTACGCTATGCGCTACTTTGCCATGGTCAGCTGCTCCTCGGGCGAGGCAAACATTGAGGAGAGAGTCCTAGCCTCCAACCCTATCATGGAG GCTCTTGGGAATGCCAAGACAACAAGGAATGACAACAGCAGTCGCTTTGGGAAGTACATTGAGATAGGGTTTGACAAGAAGCACCGCATAATTGGGGCCAACATGAGAACCTACTTACTGGAGAAGTCTAGAGTTGTGTTTCAG GCCCAAGAAGAACGGAACTACCATATATTCTACCAGCTGTGTGCCTCTGCACATTTACCCGAGTTCAAAGCCTTCCAGTTAG GTTGTGCCGACGACTTCCACTGCACTAACCAGGGTCAGAGCCCAGTCATTGAGGGAGTGGATGATGCCAAAGAGATGAGTAAAACCAGGAAGGCTTTCTCACGCTTAG GAATCAGTGAAAGTGATCAAATGGCAATTTACCAAATTCTGGCTGCTATTCTCCATCTTAGCAATGTGGAGGTGAAGGATCAGTCAGCAGACAAAAGCAGCATCTTG CCAAACAATGTCCACCTGATGGTGTTTTGTGAGTTGATGGGGGTGCCCTGTGAGGAAATGGCCCACTGGTTATGTCACAGGAAACTCAAGACGACCACAGAAACATACGTCAAGTCTGTCTCCAAGATGAATGCGGTGAACGGCCGAGATGCCCTCGCCAAACACATCTATGCCAGACTCTTCAGCTGGATCGTGGGCAGTATTAACAATGCCTTAAAGTCTGCAGCAAACCAACACTCCTTCATTGGTGTGCTTGACATTTAcgg GTTTGAAACGTTTGACATCAACAGCTTTGAACAGTTCTGCATCAATTATGCCAATGAGAAGCTTCAACAACAGTTCAACCTG CATGTCTTCAAGCTGGAGCAAGAGGAGTACATGAAAGAGGAGATCCCTTGGACACTGATTGACTTTGAAGACAACCAGCCCTGCATTGATCTCATCGAGGCTAAGCTGGGTGTTCTGGACCTCCTGGATGAAGAGTGCAAG ATGCCCAAAGGCTCAGACGACTCATGGGCCCAGAAACTGTACAACACGCTCCTGAAACAGAATGCTCACTTTAATAAACCCAGGTTATCAAACAGAGCTTTCATCATCCTCCACTTTGCAGACAAG GTGGAGTACCAGTGTGAGGGTTTCCTGGAGAAAAACAAGGACACAGTCAACGAGGAGCATCTAAATGTGCTGAAAAAGAGCCAG GTTGACTGGCTGCTGAAGCTGTTTGTGGATGATGACAAGGCAACACGTTTAACAAACAAGCGTAGTAGTGTCACTGGGAGAGCTGGTCCGAGCCAGAGGGACAACAAGAAGACTGTTGGACTGCAG TTTCGGCAGTCTCTTCATTTGCTGATGGAAACACTAAATGCCACGACCCCTCACTATGTACGCTGCATCAAGCCTAATGACGACAAGTCTCCATTCAT CATGGATCCTGTGAGGGCCGTTCAGCAGCTTCGGGCATGTGGCATCCTCGAAACAATCCGGATCTCAGCAGCAGGCTTCCCATCGAG ATGGACGTATCAGGAGTTCTTCAGTCGTTATCGGGTCCTGATGAAGCAAAAGGATGTGCTGTCTGACAGGAAGCAAACCTGCAGAAACCTCCTGGAAAAACTAATAAAG GACCAAGATAAATATCAGTTTGGCAAAAACAAGATCTTCTTCAGGGCCGGTCAGGTGGCGTACCTGGAGAAGCTTCGTTCTGACAAGCTGCGCAACGCTTGTGTTCGCATCCAGAAGACTATCCGCTGCTGGCTCGCCCGCAAAAAGTACCTGAGGATGAAGCGGTCTGCCATCAGCATACAGAGACACGTACGGGGGCACCAGGCGCGCTG TTATGTGAAGTTCTTGCGAAGAACCAGAGCAGCTGTTGTCATTCAGAGGAATGTGCGTATGTGGGCGACCAGGAGACGCTACCAGCAGCAGCGCTCTGCAGCCATCACTATTCAGTGCTTCCTTAGGGCCTACATGGCTAGGAAGCAGTACTATAAG TTGATGTATGAACAAAAAGCCGTTATCATTCAGAAATGGATGAAAGGCTGGCTGGTTAGACAGCGTTACCGACGCACCCTGGCAGCCATCGTCCTGCTGCAGAGCTGTGTGCGTCGCATGAGGGCCAAGAACGAGTTAAAGAAGCTGAAAGTGGAGGCCCGCTCTGTGGAGCGCATCAAGAAGCTCAACATTGGCATGGAGAACAAGATTATGCAGCTGCAGCACAAGATAAATGAGCAG cacaaagaaaacagagagcTCAGTGAGAGGCTGACTGTTATGCAGAAGACTCAGACTactgagagagagaagcagagcagagagaTAGAACACCTACGCAGATCAGAGCAGGACGCCAAATCCAAGGCAGCGGCGCTTCCCTCGCTACTGGAGCAGCTGTCCTTCCTCCAGCACGAGCTGGAAAACACccgcagagagaaaaaagacctCGAAGTGCATACGAAGGTCTACAAGGAGCAGACACAACAG GTGGTAGAAGACCTTAATATGAAGAACACTCTGCTGAACAGCGAGAAAGATGAGCTGAACCAAATAATCCTGGAACAAGCTAGTCAGTTAACAG aaatcAAAACCAACGTTGAGAATGCAGAGCAGCTGGAGAAGGACCTAACTGAAGAGCGCTCCCGCTACCAAAGTCTGCTGAGCGAACACCTGGATCTGGAGGAGCGGCACCGGGACCTGACGGAGGAGATGAACATCACCATC AGCTCGAGCAAATTAATTCACACCAGGACAGACTCAAACTACAGCAGCAACTCATCTGGGTTCAGTCAGAGCTTAGGCTCCGCTGAGGGAGAGGACAGCCCATTCAAACCAGAG GAGACCCCGGCAGCGGTAGACTTGCCAGTCCTTCTGAAGCTCCAGAGGAGAGTGACGGAGCTGGAGCAGGAAAAACACTCTCTGTGGCAGCAGCTGGACAAGGGGGAAGAATACCAGCAAGAAAAGGCAAAA gaggtggaggagcagagaACTGTTGGCAGGGCAGAACTGGATTTGGAAACACTAAAG CGGCAGGAACTGGAGTCTGAGAACAAGAAGTTGAAGCAGGATCTGAATGAGCTGCGGAAGTCTCTGACCAATGAGAACAGTGACCTGGCGCCCCCTGCTGCTGGCTCTCTGTCCTACAACATCCTGCTGGATCAACTCACCTCTTCCAATGAGGAGCTGGAGATGCGAAAAGAGGAAGTGCTGCTCCTGCGGTCACATATGGTCCGCCAAGAAGCTCTCAAACACAag GACTCTGCACTCGGGGAAGGGGTGAATTTAGATCTCAATGACATTCCCTCATTTCAAGATGTTGACCG GTCCACTGACATCCATACACTGAATGAAGACGGAGAGCTGTGGCTGGCTTATGAAGGCTTGAAAGAGACCAATAG GATCCTGGAGTGCCAGATGCAGCTGCAGCATCGAGGTCACAACGAGGAGAACAggaagctgcaggaggaggtgaaCAAGCTGAAGGTTGAAAAGGAGCAACAGCAGAGGCTGCTGGCCCAGAGCCTCCTCCTGCCTGAAGACGCCCGTATCGATGCGAGTCTGAAGCATGAGATCACGCGGCTCACCGGCGAGAACCTG GAACTCATGAAGAAGCAAGAGCAACAAAACCACACCATGCGCCAACTGAAAAGAGATCTGaaattttacattaaaaaagtgGAAGATTGTGAAG cGAGTCCACAGCAAAAGAGCAAGACCTCCGTGATGATGGCTCCTGTCAGAGCGGTGAATATCACCCGCAAGGAGAAAGAGTACCGGGGCATGTTGGAGTACAGGGCGGGCGACGAGAGCCGCTTGCTCAAGAATCTGGTCTCAG ATCTGAAGCCACGTGGTGTAGCGGTCAACTTCATTCCCGGCCTTCCGGCTTACATCATCTTCATGTGCGTACGATATGCAGACAATGTGAACGACGACCAGAGAGTCAGCACGCTGCTCAATTCCACCATCAGCAGCATCAAGGGGGTCATAAAG AGGAAAGGACATGATTTTGAGAGGGTGTCTTTCTGGCTGGCCAACACATGCCGATTAATGCACTGTCTGAAGCAGTATAGTGGAGATGAG GTCTTCACCACACACAACACTCCTAAGCAGAATGAGCAGTGCCTCGCCAACTTTGAGCTGTCAGAGTACCAGCAGGTCTTCGGTGATCTGGCCATCCAGATCTACCGCCAGCTGATCAAATGCACGGAGAACAACATGCAGCCCATGATAG TTGCAAGCATGCTGGAGCACGAAACCATCCAAGGTATTCTGGGCTCCAAACCCACCggtctgaggaagaggagcagcagttctCCAGAGGCGGCTGTGACAGTGGAGGTCCTGCTGCAGTGCCTCGGCCTCTTCTACACCACCATGCTTCAGCACGGGATCGACTTGGAGCTCATCAAACAGCTGGTCAAGCAGCAGTTTTACATCATCTGTGCGGTCACGCTCAACAACCTGCTGCTGCGGAAGGAAATGTGCTCCTGGAGTAAAGGCCTGCAGATCAG
- the arpp19b gene encoding cAMP-regulated phosphoprotein 19b — MSEEVDGTRTAEEKQEMEDKVISPEKAEEAKLKARYPNLGAKPGGSDLLRKRLQKGPKYFDSGDYNMAKAKMKNKQLPSAPTEKTEITGGHIPTPQDLPQRKTSIVASKLAG, encoded by the exons atGTCTGAAGAGGTTGACGGAACAAGAACTGCGGAGGAAAAGCAG GAAATGGAGGACAAAGTAATCAGTCCTGAGAAGGCAGAGGAGGCCAAGCTGAAGGCCAGGTATCCTAACCTGGGAGCCAAGCCTGGTGGCTCGGACTTACTGAGGAAGAGACTTCAGAAGGGG CCAAAGTATTTTGACTCTGGTGACTACAACATGGCCAAGGCAAAGATGAAGAATAAACAGCTTCCATCAGCCCCAACGGAGAAGACTGAGATAACAGGGGGGCACATCCCAACACCTCAGGATCTGCCTCAAAGAAAGACATCAATTGTGGCCAGCAAACTGGCTGGTTAA
- the LOC134877032 gene encoding unconventional myosin-Va-like isoform X1 translates to MAASELYAKHARVWLPDAGEVWRSAELTKDYTPGDLKLALQLEDGTEVEHKIDPKTNNLPPLRNPNILVGENDLTALSYLHEPAVLHNLRVRFVDSKLIYTYCGIVLVAINPYESLPIYEADIINAYSGQNMGDMDPHIFAVAEEAYKQMARDERNQSIIVSGESGAGKTVSAKYAMRYFAMVSCSSGEANIEERVLASNPIMEALGNAKTTRNDNSSRFGKYIEIGFDKKHRIIGANMRTYLLEKSRVVFQAQEERNYHIFYQLCASAHLPEFKAFQLGCADDFHCTNQGQSPVIEGVDDAKEMSKTRKAFSRLGISESDQMAIYQILAAILHLSNVEVKDQSADKSSILPNNVHLMVFCELMGVPCEEMAHWLCHRKLKTTTETYVKSVSKMNAVNGRDALAKHIYARLFSWIVGSINNALKSAANQHSFIGVLDIYGFETFDINSFEQFCINYANEKLQQQFNLHVFKLEQEEYMKEEIPWTLIDFEDNQPCIDLIEAKLGVLDLLDEECKMPKGSDDSWAQKLYNTLLKQNAHFNKPRLSNRAFIILHFADKVEYQCEGFLEKNKDTVNEEHLNVLKKSQVDWLLKLFVDDDKATRLTNKRSSVTGRAGPSQRDNKKTVGLQFRQSLHLLMETLNATTPHYVRCIKPNDDKSPFIMDPVRAVQQLRACGILETIRISAAGFPSRWTYQEFFSRYRVLMKQKDVLSDRKQTCRNLLEKLIKDQDKYQFGKNKIFFRAGQVAYLEKLRSDKLRNACVRIQKTIRCWLARKKYLRMKRSAISIQRHVRGHQARCYVKFLRRTRAAVVIQRNVRMWATRRRYQQQRSAAITIQCFLRAYMARKQYYKLMYEQKAVIIQKWMKGWLVRQRYRRTLAAIVLLQSCVRRMRAKNELKKLKVEARSVERIKKLNIGMENKIMQLQHKINEQHKENRELSERLTVMQKTQTTEREKQSREIEHLRRSEQDAKSKAAALPSLLEQLSFLQHELENTRREKKDLEVHTKVYKEQTQQVVEDLNMKNTLLNSEKDELNQIILEQASQLTEIKTNVENAEQLEKDLTEERSRYQSLLSEHLDLEERHRDLTEEMNITISSSKLIHTRTDSNYSSNSSGFSQSLGSAEGEDSPFKPEQETPAAVDLPVLLKLQRRVTELEQEKHSLWQQLDKGEEYQQEKAKEVEEQRTVGRAELDLETLKRQELESENKKLKQDLNELRKSLTNENSDLAPPAAGSLSYNILLDQLTSSNEELEMRKEEVLLLRSHMVRQEALKHKDSALGEGVNLDLNDIPSFQDVDRSTDIHTLNEDGELWLAYEGLKETNRILECQMQLQHRGHNEENRKLQEEVNKLKVEKEQQQRLLAQSLLLPEDARIDASLKHEITRLTGENLELMKKQEQQNHTMRQLKRDLKFYIKKVEDCEASPQQKSKTSVMMAPVRAVNITRKEKEYRGMLEYRAGDESRLLKNLVSDLKPRGVAVNFIPGLPAYIIFMCVRYADNVNDDQRVSTLLNSTISSIKGVIKRKGHDFERVSFWLANTCRLMHCLKQYSGDEVFTTHNTPKQNEQCLANFELSEYQQVFGDLAIQIYRQLIKCTENNMQPMIVASMLEHETIQGILGSKPTGLRKRSSSSPEAAVTVEVLLQCLGLFYTTMLQHGIDLELIKQLVKQQFYIICAVTLNNLLLRKEMCSWSKGLQIRYNVWQLEEWLAERELADCGAKETLEPLVQAAQLLQIKKKTEEDAQAICHMCTALTTAQIVKLLTLYTPVIEFEERVSTTFLTTLTNLLKDRDESSTLMMDAKKIFSVTLPFTPSSVALETIQIPASLNLGFLARI, encoded by the exons ATGGCAGCCTCTGAACTTTACGCTAAG CATGCCCGTGTATGGCTGCCAGATGCAGGAGAAGTGTGGAGGTCAGCAGAGCTTACCAAAGATTACACTCCTGGCGACCTGAAGCTGGCTCTGCAGCTGGAGGATGGCACG GAGGTGGAACACAAAATAGATCCCAAAACCAACAACCTGCCACCACTGAGAAACCCTAACATCCTGGTGGGGGAAAATGACCTCACAGCTCTCAGCTACCTGCACGAGCCTGCAGTGCTGCACAACCTTAGAGTGCGCTTTGTCGACTCCAAGTTGATTTACACATACTGTG GAATTGTCCTGGTTGCCATCAATCCATATGAGAGCCTTCCCATTTATGAAGCGGACATCATCAATGCCTACAGTGGGCAGAACATGGGAGACATGGACCCCCACATATTTGCAGTCGCAGAGGAAGCATACAAACAAATGGCCAG AGATGAAAGAAACCAGTCCATCATAGTGAGTGGTGAGTCTGGAGCTGGCAAAACTGTCTCTGCTAAGTACGCTATGCGCTACTTTGCCATGGTCAGCTGCTCCTCGGGCGAGGCAAACATTGAGGAGAGAGTCCTAGCCTCCAACCCTATCATGGAG GCTCTTGGGAATGCCAAGACAACAAGGAATGACAACAGCAGTCGCTTTGGGAAGTACATTGAGATAGGGTTTGACAAGAAGCACCGCATAATTGGGGCCAACATGAGAACCTACTTACTGGAGAAGTCTAGAGTTGTGTTTCAG GCCCAAGAAGAACGGAACTACCATATATTCTACCAGCTGTGTGCCTCTGCACATTTACCCGAGTTCAAAGCCTTCCAGTTAG GTTGTGCCGACGACTTCCACTGCACTAACCAGGGTCAGAGCCCAGTCATTGAGGGAGTGGATGATGCCAAAGAGATGAGTAAAACCAGGAAGGCTTTCTCACGCTTAG GAATCAGTGAAAGTGATCAAATGGCAATTTACCAAATTCTGGCTGCTATTCTCCATCTTAGCAATGTGGAGGTGAAGGATCAGTCAGCAGACAAAAGCAGCATCTTG CCAAACAATGTCCACCTGATGGTGTTTTGTGAGTTGATGGGGGTGCCCTGTGAGGAAATGGCCCACTGGTTATGTCACAGGAAACTCAAGACGACCACAGAAACATACGTCAAGTCTGTCTCCAAGATGAATGCGGTGAACGGCCGAGATGCCCTCGCCAAACACATCTATGCCAGACTCTTCAGCTGGATCGTGGGCAGTATTAACAATGCCTTAAAGTCTGCAGCAAACCAACACTCCTTCATTGGTGTGCTTGACATTTAcgg GTTTGAAACGTTTGACATCAACAGCTTTGAACAGTTCTGCATCAATTATGCCAATGAGAAGCTTCAACAACAGTTCAACCTG CATGTCTTCAAGCTGGAGCAAGAGGAGTACATGAAAGAGGAGATCCCTTGGACACTGATTGACTTTGAAGACAACCAGCCCTGCATTGATCTCATCGAGGCTAAGCTGGGTGTTCTGGACCTCCTGGATGAAGAGTGCAAG ATGCCCAAAGGCTCAGACGACTCATGGGCCCAGAAACTGTACAACACGCTCCTGAAACAGAATGCTCACTTTAATAAACCCAGGTTATCAAACAGAGCTTTCATCATCCTCCACTTTGCAGACAAG GTGGAGTACCAGTGTGAGGGTTTCCTGGAGAAAAACAAGGACACAGTCAACGAGGAGCATCTAAATGTGCTGAAAAAGAGCCAG GTTGACTGGCTGCTGAAGCTGTTTGTGGATGATGACAAGGCAACACGTTTAACAAACAAGCGTAGTAGTGTCACTGGGAGAGCTGGTCCGAGCCAGAGGGACAACAAGAAGACTGTTGGACTGCAG TTTCGGCAGTCTCTTCATTTGCTGATGGAAACACTAAATGCCACGACCCCTCACTATGTACGCTGCATCAAGCCTAATGACGACAAGTCTCCATTCAT CATGGATCCTGTGAGGGCCGTTCAGCAGCTTCGGGCATGTGGCATCCTCGAAACAATCCGGATCTCAGCAGCAGGCTTCCCATCGAG ATGGACGTATCAGGAGTTCTTCAGTCGTTATCGGGTCCTGATGAAGCAAAAGGATGTGCTGTCTGACAGGAAGCAAACCTGCAGAAACCTCCTGGAAAAACTAATAAAG GACCAAGATAAATATCAGTTTGGCAAAAACAAGATCTTCTTCAGGGCCGGTCAGGTGGCGTACCTGGAGAAGCTTCGTTCTGACAAGCTGCGCAACGCTTGTGTTCGCATCCAGAAGACTATCCGCTGCTGGCTCGCCCGCAAAAAGTACCTGAGGATGAAGCGGTCTGCCATCAGCATACAGAGACACGTACGGGGGCACCAGGCGCGCTG TTATGTGAAGTTCTTGCGAAGAACCAGAGCAGCTGTTGTCATTCAGAGGAATGTGCGTATGTGGGCGACCAGGAGACGCTACCAGCAGCAGCGCTCTGCAGCCATCACTATTCAGTGCTTCCTTAGGGCCTACATGGCTAGGAAGCAGTACTATAAG TTGATGTATGAACAAAAAGCCGTTATCATTCAGAAATGGATGAAAGGCTGGCTGGTTAGACAGCGTTACCGACGCACCCTGGCAGCCATCGTCCTGCTGCAGAGCTGTGTGCGTCGCATGAGGGCCAAGAACGAGTTAAAGAAGCTGAAAGTGGAGGCCCGCTCTGTGGAGCGCATCAAGAAGCTCAACATTGGCATGGAGAACAAGATTATGCAGCTGCAGCACAAGATAAATGAGCAG cacaaagaaaacagagagcTCAGTGAGAGGCTGACTGTTATGCAGAAGACTCAGACTactgagagagagaagcagagcagagagaTAGAACACCTACGCAGATCAGAGCAGGACGCCAAATCCAAGGCAGCGGCGCTTCCCTCGCTACTGGAGCAGCTGTCCTTCCTCCAGCACGAGCTGGAAAACACccgcagagagaaaaaagacctCGAAGTGCATACGAAGGTCTACAAGGAGCAGACACAACAG GTGGTAGAAGACCTTAATATGAAGAACACTCTGCTGAACAGCGAGAAAGATGAGCTGAACCAAATAATCCTGGAACAAGCTAGTCAGTTAACAG aaatcAAAACCAACGTTGAGAATGCAGAGCAGCTGGAGAAGGACCTAACTGAAGAGCGCTCCCGCTACCAAAGTCTGCTGAGCGAACACCTGGATCTGGAGGAGCGGCACCGGGACCTGACGGAGGAGATGAACATCACCATC AGCTCGAGCAAATTAATTCACACCAGGACAGACTCAAACTACAGCAGCAACTCATCTGGGTTCAGTCAGAGCTTAGGCTCCGCTGAGGGAGAGGACAGCCCATTCAAACCAGAG cAGGAGACCCCGGCAGCGGTAGACTTGCCAGTCCTTCTGAAGCTCCAGAGGAGAGTGACGGAGCTGGAGCAGGAAAAACACTCTCTGTGGCAGCAGCTGGACAAGGGGGAAGAATACCAGCAAGAAAAGGCAAAA gaggtggaggagcagagaACTGTTGGCAGGGCAGAACTGGATTTGGAAACACTAAAG CGGCAGGAACTGGAGTCTGAGAACAAGAAGTTGAAGCAGGATCTGAATGAGCTGCGGAAGTCTCTGACCAATGAGAACAGTGACCTGGCGCCCCCTGCTGCTGGCTCTCTGTCCTACAACATCCTGCTGGATCAACTCACCTCTTCCAATGAGGAGCTGGAGATGCGAAAAGAGGAAGTGCTGCTCCTGCGGTCACATATGGTCCGCCAAGAAGCTCTCAAACACAag GACTCTGCACTCGGGGAAGGGGTGAATTTAGATCTCAATGACATTCCCTCATTTCAAGATGTTGACCG GTCCACTGACATCCATACACTGAATGAAGACGGAGAGCTGTGGCTGGCTTATGAAGGCTTGAAAGAGACCAATAG GATCCTGGAGTGCCAGATGCAGCTGCAGCATCGAGGTCACAACGAGGAGAACAggaagctgcaggaggaggtgaaCAAGCTGAAGGTTGAAAAGGAGCAACAGCAGAGGCTGCTGGCCCAGAGCCTCCTCCTGCCTGAAGACGCCCGTATCGATGCGAGTCTGAAGCATGAGATCACGCGGCTCACCGGCGAGAACCTG GAACTCATGAAGAAGCAAGAGCAACAAAACCACACCATGCGCCAACTGAAAAGAGATCTGaaattttacattaaaaaagtgGAAGATTGTGAAG cGAGTCCACAGCAAAAGAGCAAGACCTCCGTGATGATGGCTCCTGTCAGAGCGGTGAATATCACCCGCAAGGAGAAAGAGTACCGGGGCATGTTGGAGTACAGGGCGGGCGACGAGAGCCGCTTGCTCAAGAATCTGGTCTCAG ATCTGAAGCCACGTGGTGTAGCGGTCAACTTCATTCCCGGCCTTCCGGCTTACATCATCTTCATGTGCGTACGATATGCAGACAATGTGAACGACGACCAGAGAGTCAGCACGCTGCTCAATTCCACCATCAGCAGCATCAAGGGGGTCATAAAG AGGAAAGGACATGATTTTGAGAGGGTGTCTTTCTGGCTGGCCAACACATGCCGATTAATGCACTGTCTGAAGCAGTATAGTGGAGATGAG GTCTTCACCACACACAACACTCCTAAGCAGAATGAGCAGTGCCTCGCCAACTTTGAGCTGTCAGAGTACCAGCAGGTCTTCGGTGATCTGGCCATCCAGATCTACCGCCAGCTGATCAAATGCACGGAGAACAACATGCAGCCCATGATAG TTGCAAGCATGCTGGAGCACGAAACCATCCAAGGTATTCTGGGCTCCAAACCCACCggtctgaggaagaggagcagcagttctCCAGAGGCGGCTGTGACAGTGGAGGTCCTGCTGCAGTGCCTCGGCCTCTTCTACACCACCATGCTTCAGCACGGGATCGACTTGGAGCTCATCAAACAGCTGGTCAAGCAGCAGTTTTACATCATCTGTGCGGTCACGCTCAACAACCTGCTGCTGCGGAAGGAAATGTGCTCCTGGAGTAAAGGCCTGCAGATCAG